A genomic segment from Drosophila miranda strain MSH22 chromosome 3, D.miranda_PacBio2.1, whole genome shotgun sequence encodes:
- the LOC108158029 gene encoding DNA N6-methyl adenine demethylase isoform X4, whose amino-acid sequence MANVVNMNSLFNAKDSRWLQLEVCREFQRNKCSRQDTECKFAHPPANVEVQNGKVTACYDSIKGRCNREKPPCKYFHPPQHLKDQLLINGRNHLALKNALMQQMGIAPGQPVISGQVPAVATNPYLSGIPANSYSPYYTTGHLVPTLLGPDPSAVSAQLGPVVPQAVQVQQQKIPRSDRLEVCREFLRGACKRAESECRFAHPQESVARHDDGSITVCMDAVKGRCAREPCRYFHPPLHLQAQLKAAQTRATAVAAAAAQFSGMVPFKRPAGEKSGIPVYQPGATTYQQLMQPYVPVSCEYPQQQQQLQQQLQQHQQQQPQQQQQQQVLLLQQQQQLALSSAITTTTTTATTTASNNIINNNNNNNSSNNNNAIHVNAVIATAINPSITTASIDQSAAAADKPTNKPSDDGHDNDTDNDNDKADGDAADEKENDIPKDTDDHNETSKPNPSPPSIDCNATQTIATAAAATAATDSDPDAQETQTAAVATSSSDSSPASCPSPPTDSSLLPLPVPQPPNGDNNNYLSYINNNLTNGQRIKSASPPEEPLNEETDQAPTAAGATLTSPPRGYSKYNGDAYQRASNAAYSMNGHSTGILPTPTSTSPTVTYQSQAQAQAQAQAQAQAQALAQAQANMQRINYAMPAYSYANLYSPYNSGTSSIVSIAGNTPSYVQAQMQQQQQQQQAQAQAQAQAQAQAQAQAAYAQQAYAAYAAAAGLTHTQPTAAAGGYYADPAALAKEVAQKNYALKVASAASAAAAAGKSGSHSAAAYTGMTLNKGFVSAAAAPQPVQSPQPQAVSMATLLQMQAQAQAQAHAQAHAQMRQMGSLPNSGMSTPMAPGTPLRSGSAGGGQAPQYVSGAAAASGALMRAPSPMQYAGAQGYFYPGVMSAPAAAAAAAGYAAYAMPSSQAAAAQQYAAAAAAAAAAAAAQGAAPGQNPYKKMKTS is encoded by the exons GGCCGCTGTAATCGTGAGAAACCGCCGTGCAAGTACTTTCATCCACCACAGCATCTGAAGGATCAGCTATTGATAAATGGACGCAATCATTTGGCCCTCAAGAATGCATTGATGCAACAGATGGGCATAGCGCCTGGCCAGCCGGTCATATCGGGCCAAGTGCCAGCTGTG GCCACAAATCCATACTTGTCCGGGATACCGGCCAATTCGTACAGTCCGTACTACACAACAGGACATCTGGTGCCCACCTTGCTGGGGCCCGATCCGTCGGCCGTGTCCGCCCAGCTGGGGCCTGTGGTGCCCCAGGCGGTGCAGGTGCAACAACAGAAAATACCACGTTCCGACAGGCTAGAG GTGTGTCGCGAATTCCTACGCGGCGCCTGCAAGCGCGCCGAATCCGAATGCCGGTTCGCCCACCCGCAGGAGAGTGTCGCCCGCCACGACGATGGCTCGATCACGGTATGCATGGACGCCGTTAAGGGACGGTGTGCCCGTGAACCCTGCCGCTACTTTCATCCCCCCCTGCACCTACAGGCACAATTAAAAGCGGCCCAAACACGCGCCaccgctgtcgctgctgcagctgcg CAATTCTCTGGAATGGTACCATTCAAACGTCCAGCTGGAGAGAAGTCTGGCATTCCAGTGTATCAACCCGGTGCGACTACGTATCAGCAGCTAATGCAGCCCTATGTTCCAGTCTCATGTGAGTAtccccaacaacaacaacaactacaacaacaactacaacaacatcaacaacaacaaccacaacaacaacaacaacaacaagtaCTActactacaacaacaacaacaattagCGTTAAGTAGCGccataacaacaacaactacaacagcaacaacaacagccagtaataatattattaacaacaacaacaacaacaacagcagcaataACAATAACGCCATTCACGTAAATGCTGTAATTGCTACTGCCATCAATCCATCAATCACAACCGCATCAATCGATCAAtcagctgctgcagcagatAAACCCACTAATAAACCCAGTGACGATGGTCACGATAACGATACCGATAACGATAACGATAAAGCTGACGGTGATGCTGCTGACGAAAAAGAGAATGATATTCCAAAAGACACTGACGATCACAATGAAACATCGAAGCCAAACCCAAGTCCCCCTTCAATCGATTGTAATGCAACACAAACaattgcaacagcagcagcagctacagctGCCACAGACTCTGACCCAGACGCACAGGAGACACAGACAGCAGCAGTGGCCACCTCATCCAGTGATAGCTCTCCCGCCTCCTGTCCAAGCCCACCCACTGACAGCAGCCTGCTGCCCCTGCCGGTGCCCCAGCCACCCAATGGCGACAATAACAATTACCTGTCCTATATCAATAACAATTTAACCAACGGCCAACGGATCAAGTCCGCCAGTCCGCCCGAAGAGCCACTCAATGAGGAGACAGACCAGGCCCCAACAGCAGCTGGGGCCACCCTGACCTCGCCTCCGCGTGGCTATAGCAAATATAACGGCGATGCCTACCAGAGGGCCAGCAATGCCGCGTACTCCATGAATGGCCACAGCACTGGGATACTGCCCACGCCCACCAGCACCTCGCCCACAGTGACGTATCAGTCCCAGGCTCAGGCCCAGGCTCAGgcccaggcacaggcacaggcccaggccctggcacaggcacaggccaATATGCAGCGCATCAACTATGCCATGCCCGCCTACAGCTATGCCAATTTGTACTCGCCCTACAACAGCGGCACCTCCTCCATCGTGAGCATCGCCGGCAACACGCCCTCCTATGTCCAGGCccaaatgcagcagcagcagcagcagcagcaggcccaagcccaggcccaggcccaggctcAGGCCCAGGCTCAGGCACAGGCGGCCTATGCTCAGCAGGCTTATGCCGCATATGCGGCCGCTGCAGGactcacgcacacacagcCAACGGCAGCCGCTGGCGGCTACTATGCCGATCCCGCTGCCCTGGCCAAGGAGGTGGCCCAAAAGAACTACGCCCTCAAGGTGGCCAGTGCCGCatcggcggcggcggcggcgggcAAGTCGGGATCCCATTCGGCGGCCGCCTACACAGGCATGACCCTCAACAAGGGATTTGTGTCAGCTGCAGCTGCCCCGCAGCCCGTTCAGTCGCCACAGCCGCAGGCCGTCTCCATGGCCACCCTGCTGCAGAtgcaggcccaggcccaggcccaggctcATGCCCAGGCCCATGCCCAGATGCGCCAGATGGGATCCTTGCCCAATTCGGGCATGTCCACGCCCATGGCGCCTGGCACGCCCCTCCGCTCGGGCAGCGCTGGCGGTGGCCAGGCGCCGCAGTACGTGTCGGGAGCTGCGGCCGCCTCTGGCGCCCTGATGCGTGCCCCCTCCCCCATGCAGTATGCCGGAGCCCAGGGCTACTTTTATCCGGGCGTAATGTCCGCTCCGGccgcagccgccgccgccgccggaTATGCGGCCTATGCCATGCCCTCGAGTCAGGCGGCAGCGGCGCAGCAgtatgcagcagcagcagcagcagctgccgccGCTGCGGCCGCCCAGGGGGCAGCCCCAGGTCAGAATCCCTACAAGAAGATGAAGACGTCCTAA
- the LOC108158029 gene encoding polyglutamine-repeat protein pqn-41 isoform X1: MANVVNMNSLFNAKDSRWLQLEVCREFQRNKCSRQDTECKFAHPPANVEVQNGKVTACYDSIKGRCNREKPPCKYFHPPQHLKDQLLINGRNHLALKNALMQQMGIAPGQPVISGQVPAVATNPYLSGIPANSYSPYYTTGHLVPTLLGPDPSAVSAQLGPVVPQAVQVQQQKIPRSDRLETSPVTAHHHPHHHHHQQQLQQQQQQQQQQQQLQQQLNNINNNNNNNHCSAATTSTTTTTTNNAAAAAAAAAAAAAAAAAVMGHHHTAALEVGKKRAADTDLFPLMDVKTVGSFYYENFQFSGMVPFKRPAGEKSGIPVYQPGATTYQQLMQPYVPVSCEYPQQQQQLQQQLQQHQQQQPQQQQQQQVLLLQQQQQLALSSAITTTTTTATTTASNNIINNNNNNNSSNNNNAIHVNAVIATAINPSITTASIDQSAAAADKPTNKPSDDGHDNDTDNDNDKADGDAADEKENDIPKDTDDHNETSKPNPSPPSIDCNATQTIATAAAATAATDSDPDAQETQTAAVATSSSDSSPASCPSPPTDSSLLPLPVPQPPNGDNNNYLSYINNNLTNGQRIKSASPPEEPLNEETDQAPTAAGATLTSPPRGYSKYNGDAYQRASNAAYSMNGHSTGILPTPTSTSPTVTYQSQAQAQAQAQAQAQAQALAQAQANMQRINYAMPAYSYANLYSPYNSGTSSIVSIAGNTPSYVQAQMQQQQQQQQAQAQAQAQAQAQAQAQAAYAQQAYAAYAAAAGLTHTQPTAAAGGYYADPAALAKEVAQKNYALKVASAASAAAAAGKSGSHSAAAYTGMTLNKGFVSAAAAPQPVQSPQPQAVSMATLLQMQAQAQAQAHAQAHAQMRQMGSLPNSGMSTPMAPGTPLRSGSAGGGQAPQYVSGAAAASGALMRAPSPMQYAGAQGYFYPGVMSAPAAAAAAAGYAAYAMPSSQAAAAQQYAAAAAAAAAAAAAQGAAPGQNPYKKMKTS, from the exons GGCCGCTGTAATCGTGAGAAACCGCCGTGCAAGTACTTTCATCCACCACAGCATCTGAAGGATCAGCTATTGATAAATGGACGCAATCATTTGGCCCTCAAGAATGCATTGATGCAACAGATGGGCATAGCGCCTGGCCAGCCGGTCATATCGGGCCAAGTGCCAGCTGTG GCCACAAATCCATACTTGTCCGGGATACCGGCCAATTCGTACAGTCCGTACTACACAACAGGACATCTGGTGCCCACCTTGCTGGGGCCCGATCCGTCGGCCGTGTCCGCCCAGCTGGGGCCTGTGGTGCCCCAGGCGGTGCAGGTGCAACAACAGAAAATACCACGTTCCGACAGGCTAGAG acctCACCTGTTACGGCACACCACCACCCACACCACCATCACCACcagcaacaactacaacaacaacagcaacaacaacaacaacaacagcagttGCAACAACAGCTGaacaacatcaacaacaacaacaacaacaaccactgCAGTGCCGCAAccacatcaacaacaacaacaaccacaaacaacgctgccgccgccgccgctgccgccgctgctgccgccgccgccgccgccgccgtcaTGGGCCATCACCATACAGCAGCACTGGAAGTGGGCAAGAAGCGGGCAGCGGACACAGATCTGTTTCCACtg ATGGATGTTAAAACGGTTGGTTCATTTTACTATGAAAACTTC CAATTCTCTGGAATGGTACCATTCAAACGTCCAGCTGGAGAGAAGTCTGGCATTCCAGTGTATCAACCCGGTGCGACTACGTATCAGCAGCTAATGCAGCCCTATGTTCCAGTCTCATGTGAGTAtccccaacaacaacaacaactacaacaacaactacaacaacatcaacaacaacaaccacaacaacaacaacaacaacaagtaCTActactacaacaacaacaacaattagCGTTAAGTAGCGccataacaacaacaactacaacagcaacaacaacagccagtaataatattattaacaacaacaacaacaacaacagcagcaataACAATAACGCCATTCACGTAAATGCTGTAATTGCTACTGCCATCAATCCATCAATCACAACCGCATCAATCGATCAAtcagctgctgcagcagatAAACCCACTAATAAACCCAGTGACGATGGTCACGATAACGATACCGATAACGATAACGATAAAGCTGACGGTGATGCTGCTGACGAAAAAGAGAATGATATTCCAAAAGACACTGACGATCACAATGAAACATCGAAGCCAAACCCAAGTCCCCCTTCAATCGATTGTAATGCAACACAAACaattgcaacagcagcagcagctacagctGCCACAGACTCTGACCCAGACGCACAGGAGACACAGACAGCAGCAGTGGCCACCTCATCCAGTGATAGCTCTCCCGCCTCCTGTCCAAGCCCACCCACTGACAGCAGCCTGCTGCCCCTGCCGGTGCCCCAGCCACCCAATGGCGACAATAACAATTACCTGTCCTATATCAATAACAATTTAACCAACGGCCAACGGATCAAGTCCGCCAGTCCGCCCGAAGAGCCACTCAATGAGGAGACAGACCAGGCCCCAACAGCAGCTGGGGCCACCCTGACCTCGCCTCCGCGTGGCTATAGCAAATATAACGGCGATGCCTACCAGAGGGCCAGCAATGCCGCGTACTCCATGAATGGCCACAGCACTGGGATACTGCCCACGCCCACCAGCACCTCGCCCACAGTGACGTATCAGTCCCAGGCTCAGGCCCAGGCTCAGgcccaggcacaggcacaggcccaggccctggcacaggcacaggccaATATGCAGCGCATCAACTATGCCATGCCCGCCTACAGCTATGCCAATTTGTACTCGCCCTACAACAGCGGCACCTCCTCCATCGTGAGCATCGCCGGCAACACGCCCTCCTATGTCCAGGCccaaatgcagcagcagcagcagcagcagcaggcccaagcccaggcccaggcccaggctcAGGCCCAGGCTCAGGCACAGGCGGCCTATGCTCAGCAGGCTTATGCCGCATATGCGGCCGCTGCAGGactcacgcacacacagcCAACGGCAGCCGCTGGCGGCTACTATGCCGATCCCGCTGCCCTGGCCAAGGAGGTGGCCCAAAAGAACTACGCCCTCAAGGTGGCCAGTGCCGCatcggcggcggcggcggcgggcAAGTCGGGATCCCATTCGGCGGCCGCCTACACAGGCATGACCCTCAACAAGGGATTTGTGTCAGCTGCAGCTGCCCCGCAGCCCGTTCAGTCGCCACAGCCGCAGGCCGTCTCCATGGCCACCCTGCTGCAGAtgcaggcccaggcccaggcccaggctcATGCCCAGGCCCATGCCCAGATGCGCCAGATGGGATCCTTGCCCAATTCGGGCATGTCCACGCCCATGGCGCCTGGCACGCCCCTCCGCTCGGGCAGCGCTGGCGGTGGCCAGGCGCCGCAGTACGTGTCGGGAGCTGCGGCCGCCTCTGGCGCCCTGATGCGTGCCCCCTCCCCCATGCAGTATGCCGGAGCCCAGGGCTACTTTTATCCGGGCGTAATGTCCGCTCCGGccgcagccgccgccgccgccggaTATGCGGCCTATGCCATGCCCTCGAGTCAGGCGGCAGCGGCGCAGCAgtatgcagcagcagcagcagcagctgccgccGCTGCGGCCGCCCAGGGGGCAGCCCCAGGTCAGAATCCCTACAAGAAGATGAAGACGTCCTAA
- the LOC108158029 gene encoding RNA polymerase II degradation factor 1 isoform X2 — MANVVNMNSLFNAKDSRWLQLEVCREFQRNKCSRQDTECKFAHPPANVEVQNGKVTACYDSIKAAPHLDMDNLQGRCNREKPPCKYFHPPQHLKDQLLINGRNHLALKNALMQQMGIAPGQPVISGQVPAVATNPYLSGIPANSYSPYYTTGHLVPTLLGPDPSAVSAQLGPVVPQAVQVQQQKIPRSDRLEVCREFLRGACKRAESECRFAHPQESVARHDDGSITVCMDAVKGRCAREPCRYFHPPLHLQAQLKAAQTRATAVAAAAAMDVKTVGSFYYENFQFSGMVPFKRPAGEKSGIPVYQPGATTYQQLMQPYVPVSCEYPQQQQQLQQQLQQHQQQQPQQQQQQQVLLLQQQQQLALSSAITTTTTTATTTASNNIINNNNNNNSSNNNNAIHVNAVIATAINPSITTASIDQSAAAADKPTNKPSDDGHDNDTDNDNDKADGDAADEKENDIPKDTDDHNETSKPNPSPPSIDCNATQTIATAAAATAATDSDPDAQETQTAAVATSSSDSSPASCPSPPTDSSLLPLPVPQPPNGDNNNYLSYINNNLTNGQRIKSASPPEEPLNEETDQAPTAAGATLTSPPRGYSKYNGDAYQRASNAAYSMNGHSTGILPTPTSTSPTVTYQSQAQAQAQAQAQAQAQALAQAQANMQRINYAMPAYSYANLYSPYNSGTSSIVSIAGNTPSYVQAQMQQQQQQQQAQAQAQAQAQAQAQAQAAYAQQAYAAYAAAAGLTHTQPTAAAGGYYADPAALAKEVAQKNYALKVASAASAAAAAGKSGSHSAAAYTGMTLNKGFVSAAAAPQPVQSPQPQAVSMATLLQMQAQAQAQAHAQAHAQMRQMGSLPNSGMSTPMAPGTPLRSGSAGGGQAPQYVSGAAAASGALMRAPSPMQYAGAQGYFYPGVMSAPAAAAAAAGYAAYAMPSSQAAAAQQYAAAAAAAAAAAAAQGAAPGQNPYKKMKTS; from the exons GGCCGCTGTAATCGTGAGAAACCGCCGTGCAAGTACTTTCATCCACCACAGCATCTGAAGGATCAGCTATTGATAAATGGACGCAATCATTTGGCCCTCAAGAATGCATTGATGCAACAGATGGGCATAGCGCCTGGCCAGCCGGTCATATCGGGCCAAGTGCCAGCTGTG GCCACAAATCCATACTTGTCCGGGATACCGGCCAATTCGTACAGTCCGTACTACACAACAGGACATCTGGTGCCCACCTTGCTGGGGCCCGATCCGTCGGCCGTGTCCGCCCAGCTGGGGCCTGTGGTGCCCCAGGCGGTGCAGGTGCAACAACAGAAAATACCACGTTCCGACAGGCTAGAG GTGTGTCGCGAATTCCTACGCGGCGCCTGCAAGCGCGCCGAATCCGAATGCCGGTTCGCCCACCCGCAGGAGAGTGTCGCCCGCCACGACGATGGCTCGATCACGGTATGCATGGACGCCGTTAAGGGACGGTGTGCCCGTGAACCCTGCCGCTACTTTCATCCCCCCCTGCACCTACAGGCACAATTAAAAGCGGCCCAAACACGCGCCaccgctgtcgctgctgcagctgcg ATGGATGTTAAAACGGTTGGTTCATTTTACTATGAAAACTTC CAATTCTCTGGAATGGTACCATTCAAACGTCCAGCTGGAGAGAAGTCTGGCATTCCAGTGTATCAACCCGGTGCGACTACGTATCAGCAGCTAATGCAGCCCTATGTTCCAGTCTCATGTGAGTAtccccaacaacaacaacaactacaacaacaactacaacaacatcaacaacaacaaccacaacaacaacaacaacaacaagtaCTActactacaacaacaacaacaattagCGTTAAGTAGCGccataacaacaacaactacaacagcaacaacaacagccagtaataatattattaacaacaacaacaacaacaacagcagcaataACAATAACGCCATTCACGTAAATGCTGTAATTGCTACTGCCATCAATCCATCAATCACAACCGCATCAATCGATCAAtcagctgctgcagcagatAAACCCACTAATAAACCCAGTGACGATGGTCACGATAACGATACCGATAACGATAACGATAAAGCTGACGGTGATGCTGCTGACGAAAAAGAGAATGATATTCCAAAAGACACTGACGATCACAATGAAACATCGAAGCCAAACCCAAGTCCCCCTTCAATCGATTGTAATGCAACACAAACaattgcaacagcagcagcagctacagctGCCACAGACTCTGACCCAGACGCACAGGAGACACAGACAGCAGCAGTGGCCACCTCATCCAGTGATAGCTCTCCCGCCTCCTGTCCAAGCCCACCCACTGACAGCAGCCTGCTGCCCCTGCCGGTGCCCCAGCCACCCAATGGCGACAATAACAATTACCTGTCCTATATCAATAACAATTTAACCAACGGCCAACGGATCAAGTCCGCCAGTCCGCCCGAAGAGCCACTCAATGAGGAGACAGACCAGGCCCCAACAGCAGCTGGGGCCACCCTGACCTCGCCTCCGCGTGGCTATAGCAAATATAACGGCGATGCCTACCAGAGGGCCAGCAATGCCGCGTACTCCATGAATGGCCACAGCACTGGGATACTGCCCACGCCCACCAGCACCTCGCCCACAGTGACGTATCAGTCCCAGGCTCAGGCCCAGGCTCAGgcccaggcacaggcacaggcccaggccctggcacaggcacaggccaATATGCAGCGCATCAACTATGCCATGCCCGCCTACAGCTATGCCAATTTGTACTCGCCCTACAACAGCGGCACCTCCTCCATCGTGAGCATCGCCGGCAACACGCCCTCCTATGTCCAGGCccaaatgcagcagcagcagcagcagcagcaggcccaagcccaggcccaggcccaggctcAGGCCCAGGCTCAGGCACAGGCGGCCTATGCTCAGCAGGCTTATGCCGCATATGCGGCCGCTGCAGGactcacgcacacacagcCAACGGCAGCCGCTGGCGGCTACTATGCCGATCCCGCTGCCCTGGCCAAGGAGGTGGCCCAAAAGAACTACGCCCTCAAGGTGGCCAGTGCCGCatcggcggcggcggcggcgggcAAGTCGGGATCCCATTCGGCGGCCGCCTACACAGGCATGACCCTCAACAAGGGATTTGTGTCAGCTGCAGCTGCCCCGCAGCCCGTTCAGTCGCCACAGCCGCAGGCCGTCTCCATGGCCACCCTGCTGCAGAtgcaggcccaggcccaggcccaggctcATGCCCAGGCCCATGCCCAGATGCGCCAGATGGGATCCTTGCCCAATTCGGGCATGTCCACGCCCATGGCGCCTGGCACGCCCCTCCGCTCGGGCAGCGCTGGCGGTGGCCAGGCGCCGCAGTACGTGTCGGGAGCTGCGGCCGCCTCTGGCGCCCTGATGCGTGCCCCCTCCCCCATGCAGTATGCCGGAGCCCAGGGCTACTTTTATCCGGGCGTAATGTCCGCTCCGGccgcagccgccgccgccgccggaTATGCGGCCTATGCCATGCCCTCGAGTCAGGCGGCAGCGGCGCAGCAgtatgcagcagcagcagcagcagctgccgccGCTGCGGCCGCCCAGGGGGCAGCCCCAGGTCAGAATCCCTACAAGAAGATGAAGACGTCCTAA
- the LOC108158029 gene encoding DNA N6-methyl adenine demethylase isoform X6, with protein MQVRPSAGQCGGAERQGHRLLRQHQGMFKPLYRRLFGRCNREKPPCKYFHPPQHLKDQLLINGRNHLALKNALMQQMGIAPGQPVISGQVPAVATNPYLSGIPANSYSPYYTTGHLVPTLLGPDPSAVSAQLGPVVPQAVQVQQQKIPRSDRLEVCREFLRGACKRAESECRFAHPQESVARHDDGSITVCMDAVKGRCAREPCRYFHPPLHLQAQLKAAQTRATAVAAAAAMDVKTVGSFYYENFQFSGMVPFKRPAGEKSGIPVYQPGATTYQQLMQPYVPVSCEYPQQQQQLQQQLQQHQQQQPQQQQQQQVLLLQQQQQLALSSAITTTTTTATTTASNNIINNNNNNNSSNNNNAIHVNAVIATAINPSITTASIDQSAAAADKPTNKPSDDGHDNDTDNDNDKADGDAADEKENDIPKDTDDHNETSKPNPSPPSIDCNATQTIATAAAATAATDSDPDAQETQTAAVATSSSDSSPASCPSPPTDSSLLPLPVPQPPNGDNNNYLSYINNNLTNGQRIKSASPPEEPLNEETDQAPTAAGATLTSPPRGYSKYNGDAYQRASNAAYSMNGHSTGILPTPTSTSPTVTYQSQAQAQAQAQAQAQAQALAQAQANMQRINYAMPAYSYANLYSPYNSGTSSIVSIAGNTPSYVQAQMQQQQQQQQAQAQAQAQAQAQAQAQAAYAQQAYAAYAAAAGLTHTQPTAAAGGYYADPAALAKEVAQKNYALKVASAASAAAAAGKSGSHSAAAYTGMTLNKGFVSAAAAPQPVQSPQPQAVSMATLLQMQAQAQAQAHAQAHAQMRQMGSLPNSGMSTPMAPGTPLRSGSAGGGQAPQYVSGAAAASGALMRAPSPMQYAGAQGYFYPGVMSAPAAAAAAAGYAAYAMPSSQAAAAQQYAAAAAAAAAAAAAQGAAPGQNPYKKMKTS; from the exons GGCCGCTGTAATCGTGAGAAACCGCCGTGCAAGTACTTTCATCCACCACAGCATCTGAAGGATCAGCTATTGATAAATGGACGCAATCATTTGGCCCTCAAGAATGCATTGATGCAACAGATGGGCATAGCGCCTGGCCAGCCGGTCATATCGGGCCAAGTGCCAGCTGTG GCCACAAATCCATACTTGTCCGGGATACCGGCCAATTCGTACAGTCCGTACTACACAACAGGACATCTGGTGCCCACCTTGCTGGGGCCCGATCCGTCGGCCGTGTCCGCCCAGCTGGGGCCTGTGGTGCCCCAGGCGGTGCAGGTGCAACAACAGAAAATACCACGTTCCGACAGGCTAGAG GTGTGTCGCGAATTCCTACGCGGCGCCTGCAAGCGCGCCGAATCCGAATGCCGGTTCGCCCACCCGCAGGAGAGTGTCGCCCGCCACGACGATGGCTCGATCACGGTATGCATGGACGCCGTTAAGGGACGGTGTGCCCGTGAACCCTGCCGCTACTTTCATCCCCCCCTGCACCTACAGGCACAATTAAAAGCGGCCCAAACACGCGCCaccgctgtcgctgctgcagctgcg ATGGATGTTAAAACGGTTGGTTCATTTTACTATGAAAACTTC CAATTCTCTGGAATGGTACCATTCAAACGTCCAGCTGGAGAGAAGTCTGGCATTCCAGTGTATCAACCCGGTGCGACTACGTATCAGCAGCTAATGCAGCCCTATGTTCCAGTCTCATGTGAGTAtccccaacaacaacaacaactacaacaacaactacaacaacatcaacaacaacaaccacaacaacaacaacaacaacaagtaCTActactacaacaacaacaacaattagCGTTAAGTAGCGccataacaacaacaactacaacagcaacaacaacagccagtaataatattattaacaacaacaacaacaacaacagcagcaataACAATAACGCCATTCACGTAAATGCTGTAATTGCTACTGCCATCAATCCATCAATCACAACCGCATCAATCGATCAAtcagctgctgcagcagatAAACCCACTAATAAACCCAGTGACGATGGTCACGATAACGATACCGATAACGATAACGATAAAGCTGACGGTGATGCTGCTGACGAAAAAGAGAATGATATTCCAAAAGACACTGACGATCACAATGAAACATCGAAGCCAAACCCAAGTCCCCCTTCAATCGATTGTAATGCAACACAAACaattgcaacagcagcagcagctacagctGCCACAGACTCTGACCCAGACGCACAGGAGACACAGACAGCAGCAGTGGCCACCTCATCCAGTGATAGCTCTCCCGCCTCCTGTCCAAGCCCACCCACTGACAGCAGCCTGCTGCCCCTGCCGGTGCCCCAGCCACCCAATGGCGACAATAACAATTACCTGTCCTATATCAATAACAATTTAACCAACGGCCAACGGATCAAGTCCGCCAGTCCGCCCGAAGAGCCACTCAATGAGGAGACAGACCAGGCCCCAACAGCAGCTGGGGCCACCCTGACCTCGCCTCCGCGTGGCTATAGCAAATATAACGGCGATGCCTACCAGAGGGCCAGCAATGCCGCGTACTCCATGAATGGCCACAGCACTGGGATACTGCCCACGCCCACCAGCACCTCGCCCACAGTGACGTATCAGTCCCAGGCTCAGGCCCAGGCTCAGgcccaggcacaggcacaggcccaggccctggcacaggcacaggccaATATGCAGCGCATCAACTATGCCATGCCCGCCTACAGCTATGCCAATTTGTACTCGCCCTACAACAGCGGCACCTCCTCCATCGTGAGCATCGCCGGCAACACGCCCTCCTATGTCCAGGCccaaatgcagcagcagcagcagcagcagcaggcccaagcccaggcccaggcccaggctcAGGCCCAGGCTCAGGCACAGGCGGCCTATGCTCAGCAGGCTTATGCCGCATATGCGGCCGCTGCAGGactcacgcacacacagcCAACGGCAGCCGCTGGCGGCTACTATGCCGATCCCGCTGCCCTGGCCAAGGAGGTGGCCCAAAAGAACTACGCCCTCAAGGTGGCCAGTGCCGCatcggcggcggcggcggcgggcAAGTCGGGATCCCATTCGGCGGCCGCCTACACAGGCATGACCCTCAACAAGGGATTTGTGTCAGCTGCAGCTGCCCCGCAGCCCGTTCAGTCGCCACAGCCGCAGGCCGTCTCCATGGCCACCCTGCTGCAGAtgcaggcccaggcccaggcccaggctcATGCCCAGGCCCATGCCCAGATGCGCCAGATGGGATCCTTGCCCAATTCGGGCATGTCCACGCCCATGGCGCCTGGCACGCCCCTCCGCTCGGGCAGCGCTGGCGGTGGCCAGGCGCCGCAGTACGTGTCGGGAGCTGCGGCCGCCTCTGGCGCCCTGATGCGTGCCCCCTCCCCCATGCAGTATGCCGGAGCCCAGGGCTACTTTTATCCGGGCGTAATGTCCGCTCCGGccgcagccgccgccgccgccggaTATGCGGCCTATGCCATGCCCTCGAGTCAGGCGGCAGCGGCGCAGCAgtatgcagcagcagcagcagcagctgccgccGCTGCGGCCGCCCAGGGGGCAGCCCCAGGTCAGAATCCCTACAAGAAGATGAAGACGTCCTAA